The sequence GGCGCGCTATAGAAGAATCTATGCTGCACAAAAGCATGGTTATGGAAGCTTAATTCAGGATTTAATATGGAGTGAAAAAAGTCCAGGATTATTAGCGATCGCTATTAACATGATGATTCCTCTTCTGGCTTTGAGCTTGTTAACTTTGCTCTCCCACGTTAGCTTTACTCAGAAACTTTCTATAATTCCAACTTTGGTTTTAGGAGCGAGTCTCATCATACTTTATGCAGCTTTAACACAACTTGTATTGTTGATTAAAAATCAAAATCGCGTATTTTGGGCTGCTGGTGTTGTGAGTGCTGCAATTATATTACCGCTGATTATTGCAGCGATGTTTTATTCTTACTCTAGTAACAACTCTTTTTTGTGGTTATTTTCCATAGTTGCACCAATTTCAGTCATGTCACCTGAAGGGAAATCTTTGTCAGCGATGACATTATTAACGGCGATTTTTAGTTATTGGACTGTTTCTGGATTATTAATATTCCAATTAACACGCAGGTTGAGAAAAATTGGCGAATCTGCAACTAAAGCTCTATCCTCTCAGACTTCCCACTTTTCCCAAAAGTCGGAGAGCTAATTTTGATGTGGGAACTCACCAGATACAGAGAAAGTCTACATTTTTCTGGCGTCGCCCTTTGATATTGTGAATATGTTTAGGGCTTGACGCAAACATCAAAATATCTGCCAAAATCTATGGTTATGTCTCTGCGGGGTGTGGTGACTTGTACAGCAATCCTCAGCTTTTTTACTGTTGCTTGTAGTTCCATCCAAGCACAGAATCAGCCTGTTGATGCACCTGTAGTTAGTGAGGTTGCTGCGACTCGGATTGTCGCTTTGGGAAGGTTAATTCCCGATGGGGATGTAATTAAAATTTCTGTGGTAAACGCCCAAGATAGCCGTGTTAACCAAATTTTGGTAAAAGAAGGGGATTTTGTCAAAGCAAATCAGGTAATCGCTATTCTTCAGGGACAAAATAAAGCTGAACAACAACTGCGAGATGCTCAGGCTAATGTAGCAATTAAGCGATCGCAGTTACTCAAAATTCAGCAAGGAGATTTCAAACAGGGAGAGGTTGTGGCTCAACGTGCGACTATTGCAGAATTAGACGCAAGGTTGCGAACTGAAACTAAACAAAGACAAGCCACTATTACCCAAACTCAAGCCACTATTCGTAATGCTCGGTTGAAATATGAGCGTTATTTAACTTTAGCTGCAGAAGGAGCGATTAAACATTCTGAGTTAGATGATGCTCAAGAGGAATTCGACAAAACGCAAGCAGTTCTTTTGCAAAATCAAGCCGAGTTAGACAACACTACATCCACCTTAGAAGCACAACTTGTTAAAGAAAAGGCAAATCTGAAGCGATTACAAGAGGTGCGTCCTGTGGATGTGGAAATTGCAAAGGCTGAATTACAGCAAGCCCAAATCCAGGTGGAACGCGCTAGGGCAGAATTAGAAGATAAACAGGTGAGAGTTCCCATCGCTGGACAAATTTTGCGGATTAATACTCGTGTAGGGGAACAGGTCAACACTCAACAAGGAATTGCAGAATTAGGTCAGACAAAACAGATGTATGCACTCACCGAAGTTTATGAAACTGATATCGTCAAAGTGCGCTTAGGACAAGAAGCCACGATCAACAGCGAATATGGCGGTTTTAAAGGCGAAATTAAAGGCAAAATTGCTCATATTGGTTTGCAAATCGGTAAAACTCGTCTGAATCAAGACCAAAATAACCCAACTAACGATGTCAATGCGCGAGTCGTGGAAGTCAAAATCCGTATTGATCCAAAAGATAGCCCCAAAGTAGCCGCTTTCACTGGAATGCAAGTGCGAGTCAAAATTGATGTTATGAGGAAATAAGGCGAGAACCGTGATTGAGAATTATCAGCAAAAACCTTAACCGAACCGTATTTCTCCACCACCTCCCCACTTCTGATCATGAAATTTTCCTCACTCAAATTTTATTTAGAAACACCCTTAGCTTGGTCACAGTTATCTTACAAAAAAGTGCGTTTAGCTGTAGCGACAACAGGGGTGTGTTTTGCCAATATTTTGATGTTTACGCAGTTAGGACTCCTCGCCATGTTGACGGACGGTACAACTAAGCTGCACGAAAGTTTAGGCGGAGAGTTATTATTAGTATCTTCATTAAGCCCTAGTTTATTATTTAGGATTTCTTTTCCTCGCGCTTACCTGTATCAAGCCGCTGCAGTTAATGGTGTAGCTGGTGTTAATCCTGTTTATTTGAATCGGGGAAATTGGGTGAATCCCCATCAGTTATCTTCAGCAAATAATTCCCAATCACCGCAACAAAAAACTAGAGGTTTCTTTGGAAATGAAGTGAGAATTATTGCTTTCAATCCGGCTCAACCTGGAGTGATGAAATTACCTGAAGTACAACAACAATTAGGCAAATTAACAGCGCCAGATGCAGTACTTTTTGACCGCCTCTCCCAACCTTCTTTGGGAGATATTCCCAAGTTGTTGACTGAGCGCCAAGAGGTGACAACTCTGATGGAAAACCGCCGCACTCATGTAGTAGGTCTGTTCAACATGGGTAGTACTCTTAATGATAAAGGGAATGTGATTATTAGTGATTGGAATTATGCTCAACGATTTGGACAAAATAGCCTTGATTCTGTGCGAATTGGTGTAATAAATTTAGAAAAAGGCGCAAATATTGCCACAGTTCAAGCTCGCTTGCGACAGCATCTTACCTCAGATGTGGCAGTGTTTACTCATAAAGAATTTATTGCCCGCGAGCAGACGTTTTATAGTTCGGAACCAGAGGGAATTATCCTGAAATTTGGGACAATTGTTGGCTTTGTTGTGGGGGTAATCATTCTTTATCAAGTTCTTTATGCTGATGTTAGTGAACACCTCTCAGAATACGCTACTCTCAAAGCTATGGGTTACGCCGATCGCTCTCTGTTATTTGTAGTTCTCCAAGAGGCAATTATTCTCGGTGTGATGGGATTTGTTCCCGGATTTTTTGCATCGTTAGGTATCTATAATTTACTACTGACGCTCACTCGCATTCCTTTAGTAATGAAAGCAAGTGTCGCACTTCAAGTCTTTTTATTAACAATTATTATGTGTAGTGTTTCCGGTGCGATCGCTACTACTAAATTACGCGCTGCTGACCCGGCAGATGTATTTTAAAATTCCTAATTAAAACATATTTAAATGATTCAGATTTAATTTTTTAAAAAAAATTAAATGAATATTATATGCCAGATTTGCCAGTTATTTCTATCAACAATCTTGACCATTATTTCGGTCGTGGTCAACTTTGCAAGCAAGTTCTTTTTCAGATTAACTTAGAAATTAATGCTGGGGAAATTATTATTATGACTGGCCCTTCTGGCGGCGGTAAGACAACATTATTAACGCTGATTGGTGGATTACGATCTGTGCAAGAGGGTAGTCTGAAAATTCTCAATCAAGAATTGCGGGGTTGTCAGAAAAGTCAGTTAACTAAGGTGCGGAATCAAATCGGCTTTATCTTTCAACATCACAATTTGCTTAAATGTCTCACGGCTTATGGTAATGTACGGATGTCTTTAAAATTACATCCAGAAATTCCTCAACGCGAGTATCGCCAACGCGCCGCAGCTATTTTGGATGCAGTGGGTTTGGGCGATCGCCTTGATTATTATCCAGACAAGTTATCTGGAGGACAAAAGCAACGGGTAGCGATCGCTCGTGCTTTGGTGGCTCAACCTAAATTAGTATTAGCTGATGAACCCACCTCTTCACTGGATAGTAAAACTGGGCGGGATGTGGTTGATATTATTCAGCGTCTGGCTCAAGAAGAAGGTTGTGCTGTGCTGCTGGTAACTCACGATTCCCGCATTCTCGACATTGCTGACCGCATCATTCATATGGAAGACGGGCGCTTACAGGATGGATAAAACATCTACCAGTCGAGTAGAGGCGATCGCCTTTTGTCCTGCTCGACAAATCTAATTTCACCAATCTTGACCTGATTGCTGACAACAGGTAAAAATATTCTCAAACACCCAATTACACGAGGTAGATCCTAGCTAGCCCCTAGTTCCTAGCCCCCAACCCCCCAACCTCAAGCAAGCGTACCATCATAAAACAAGAAATACGATATTAGGTTCAGGTTGGAAAAGTAATAGATTTAACTAGAAATTGTTCGTAAATATTTGTAAATTATTAAGTAGTTGAGCATACTCATGCTTACAAGAGTTTGAACCGTACCTCCCAAAGGATACGGCTGTCTCCTAGTTAAAATACACTAGGATTTCCATTGTGTTAAGGTTTCTTATGAAGCAACTTCTTAATCTACAGCGCTTTTTCCTTGTCAGTCATGTTTTTTCATTCGTTTTTGGGCTAGCGGGGCTACTGATATTCCTACCCCATCCAGAACGACTAGAAGGTTTAGGAACACTGGGACAGAAGGCGTTCGCCCTGTCAATGTCTAGTGGTGGGGTCATGAACATCCTTCTGGGAACAGTAGCTGTAGCGATTTTTGCTTACAGAATATTGGGACTGCGGCAATGGCTAACATTTATGATCCCGGCTGTTGTTTTATCATTGGGTAGCGAGTTACTCGGTACTAGTACTGGCTTTCCCTTTGGAGAGTATGGCTACTTAAGTGGCTTAGGCTACAAAGTCGCAGGACTTGTCCCCTTCACCGTTCCTCTTTCTTGGTTCTACATGGGATTCACATGCTATCTGCTGGCTCGGACTGCAGTTGATGCTAGTGTTAAACCTGGAAGTCCCATTGGCTTTTTGCGGTTAATCTTGGGCGTTGTCATCGGCGCAGCACTCCTAACATCTTGGGACTTTGCTCTCGATCCAGCAATGAGCCAAAGCTTTTATCCCTTTTGGCACTTTGGAGAAGTAGGCTCGTTTTTTGGCACACCATACCGCAACTTTTTAGGTTGGATCGGCACTGGTTGCGTGTTTATGACAGTAGCTGCATTGTTTTGGCAGAAAACACCGATTGTCTTATCACCTCAAGAGTCAGGATTTCTTCTAGCTGTTTACGTAGGTAATGTTGCTTTTAGTTCTGTAATTACCGTAATTAGTGCAGGGTTAGGAATTCCCGTAGGGTTAAGCGTTGTTTTTGGTGTCGTTCCTGCTTTAATTTTGTGGTGGATAGCTGCAACAGTGCGAGCCGAATCAAAAGAGAAAACTAGCCCATCTTCCCTCGCTTTTAAATAAAATAGTGCGATCGCTCTTTCACCTTTAAGCTGTAGCCTAGGAAATATTCAACAAAATTGCACACAAATGCAGATTGTGACTAAACCTGGGCGAGTGGCGATCGCTATTTTTTCTCTGAGTATTCTACTCCACTCTTATGTGGCATCAGCAGCTTTCACCCCACCTCTTCGCAGCAAAAAAGGGATGGTTGTTTCGGCCCATCCCCTCGCCAGTGAGGCGGGAGTTGCTATGTTGCGTCAGGGTGGGAATGCGGTTGATGCGGCTGTGGCGACAACTTTCGCAATTTCTGTGGTGGAGCCTTTTTCGGCAGGAATTGGTGGCGGTGGGTTTTTGTTAATGTATTCACAAAAGACTGGTAAAATCCAAGCGCTAGATTTCCGGGAACGCGCACCGCTGAAGGCGAGAAGAGATATGTATTTAGATGCACAGGGTAAGGTGCGTCCCAATGCAAGTACTCAAGGTTATTTAGCAGTGGCGACACCAGGAACTGTGGCGGGATTGTATGAGGTGCACCGTCGCTATGGTAAACTGCCTTGGTTGCAGGTGGTGAAAAAAGCGATCGCTCTGGCTGAAAATGGTTTTATGATTAATCATGTGCCATCTGGGTTGAGACGTCAGCGCTTCATGTTCAATAATCCGGCGGCACGGGAAATTTTTACTCGCAATGGTAAATTTTATCAGCCAGGGGAAAGGTTGGTGCAGCGCGATTTGGCGAAGACTTTAAAAAGTATCGCCCAAAATCCCCAAAGTTTTTATACAGGCAGTATAGCTCAGGCGATCGCTGCTGATATGTCTAAAAACGGTGGTTTAATTACTCTAGAAGACTTGAAAGCCTATAAACCAATTTGGCGGACTCCTGTATGTGGCAATTTCCGCCAAGCGCAAATCTGCTCTATGCCACCACCATCATCAGGCGGTGTTCACCTATTGCAGATTTTAAACATAATTGGTGACGCTGATTTAAAAACTTGGGGATGGCATCACCCCAAAGCTTTACACTTATTAGCAGAGGCGATGAAGATTGCCTATAGCGATCGCTCTCAATATTTAGGCGATCCAGATTTTGTCAAAGTCCCTGTACAACAGCTTCTCAGTTCTGCATACGCCAAACAACGCCGTCAACAAATCAATCTGGAAATCGCTAGACCTTCTACCCAAGTCAAGCCTGTGGACGAAAAAACACTACAGCAATTTTCGTCTCATCAATCCGAATCTCCAGAAACCAGCCATCTCACAGTTGTGGATGAGCAACGCAACGCTGTGAGTTTGACGTTTACAATTAACCTGGGTTTTGGTGCGGGGGTGGTGACGCCAAGAACAGGAATTGTTCTCAATAATGAGATGGATGATTTTGCAATTGCGCCGGGTGTACCCAATGCTTTTGGGTTGGTGGGAAACGCCGCTAATGCGATCGCCCCTCGCAAAACCCCTTTATCGAGTATGACTCCGACAATTGTCACCCAAAACAATCGCTTACGTTTGGCAACTGGTGCCGCCGGTGGGAGTACGATCATCACCCAGGTATTGCAAATTGTTTTGAATATCTTGGAATACAACATGGATGCTGGCGCGGCTGTGTCTGCTCCACGCATACATCACCAGTGGCTCCCTGATGAGTTGCGAGTGGAACCTTGGGGTTTGGATGCGCTGACGTTGGCAGATTTACGCCGTCGCGGACACCAAATCAAGGAAACAACTCCTTGGGGTAATGCCAATGCGATCGCACTCAATGCAGATGGTACTCTAGAAGCAGCCGCCGATCCTCGTGGCGGCGGCGCACCCATGAGCAATTTCTAGCTTTACTGATCTATTCCCCGGTCTTTAGCTCCCAGTCCTACCGACTCTGAGTAGTAACTACCAAACTCATTGGCTCTGGCGCTAGGAACTAATGTCCATCCTGCTTTGATCAGCTTTTGATAGGTAGCCCATCCTTTAGAACCACCGGGAACTTTATAATCTGGTACTTTAAATTGTGGAAAAGCTGTGTACGGACGCCAAGGTTGATTGGGTGCGCTTTGCAAATGCAAAACTTTCTCCCCATCGCTACCAAAACTAGATAACCAGCACATTTGTCGATGCATGGTAAACTCCTTTGCGTTTAGCTCTATGTTGCATAATGGCAGCATTTTGTCAATAGCTGCCTCACCCCTGTGGTGTAATTTTATGAACTAATATTTTCATCAAAGCGGGAATTAAATATTCCTATTAGTCGCAAAATTACTGAAAAAATCCGGACTTAATTCAGAGGTGACATGGAGAATCAAAAGAATAAGCGCGATCGCTCGCAGTTATTCCTTTTTTTCGCCCAGTTTAAGATTTTCTAATCCTACTTGTGTTTTTGGCGATTGTATGTATCGATGAATACGATTTTTTTAACAGGTATGCAGATCTGTAGGTTGGATTTGACTGTGTTCTACCCAACCTCGTCTGACGCTTGTACCATTCCCCATTAGAAAGAAGGTGCATATAACCTGTCGCCAATGATTTGGCGAATTTCTGTGACAATTTGAGAGTAGCCAGAATCAGATAAAATCGGGGTTGCAGCTTGAATATTAATTGGTTGTTCTAAATCAATCCAGGATTTGCAACCACCATATGCAGAACGATAGGGAATTTCTTGGACTTGAGTGAGTTTGTAAACCCGCAGCAGGAGGATATACAGCGGCTGACGCGGTTTCCATTTGAGGCGATCGCTAATAAAAAACTCGTTCCAAATATGATAAGGTAGCAGGGCGTTAACTATTGACTCATCAGCAACTGGCAAAATATCAGTAATTTCTGCCCAACTACCGATATTAACTGTTTCTGGATGCCAGCCTGAAGTTACCGGGCAAACAAGATTTGCATACTCAGTTTTCAGCAGAAAATCTTGTTGATGTTCATAGGTAGGGTAGAGCAAAATCTGCTTGTGGGTAACTTGAAAACCTCCGTTGCGTTCATGGATACCGCCTTTGCGGAGTAGCATAATAGTGTTACCGCTTTCTAGAGCATTTACGGCCACAGCCCATTCTTTGAGTGCATGAAAAGTTGTAGTTAATTCCATTAGTATTTACAGTAACTATGATTTAATTTCACGCTGGCAGTGATTAAGTATGAAACTATCCTGGGATATGAATTAATTTAGTAACAGTGATCGAAAGGCTGACACTGATTAGATTAAGAGCAAAAACCACATCTATTGTGATAGTAACTTGACAAAGGAATCAAAAATCTCGGTGGAAATTGAAAATCTAGACTCTAAAGAAGATGATGAATGCATTGTAGCCGAAGCATCAGCTAACGTGGG is a genomic window of Fortiea contorta PCC 7126 containing:
- a CDS encoding DUF1802 family protein; the protein is MELTTTFHALKEWAVAVNALESGNTIMLLRKGGIHERNGGFQVTHKQILLYPTYEHQQDFLLKTEYANLVCPVTSGWHPETVNIGSWAEITDILPVADESIVNALLPYHIWNEFFISDRLKWKPRQPLYILLLRVYKLTQVQEIPYRSAYGGCKSWIDLEQPINIQAATPILSDSGYSQIVTEIRQIIGDRLYAPSF
- a CDS encoding HlyD family efflux transporter periplasmic adaptor subunit, translated to MVMSLRGVVTCTAILSFFTVACSSIQAQNQPVDAPVVSEVAATRIVALGRLIPDGDVIKISVVNAQDSRVNQILVKEGDFVKANQVIAILQGQNKAEQQLRDAQANVAIKRSQLLKIQQGDFKQGEVVAQRATIAELDARLRTETKQRQATITQTQATIRNARLKYERYLTLAAEGAIKHSELDDAQEEFDKTQAVLLQNQAELDNTTSTLEAQLVKEKANLKRLQEVRPVDVEIAKAELQQAQIQVERARAELEDKQVRVPIAGQILRINTRVGEQVNTQQGIAELGQTKQMYALTEVYETDIVKVRLGQEATINSEYGGFKGEIKGKIAHIGLQIGKTRLNQDQNNPTNDVNARVVEVKIRIDPKDSPKVAAFTGMQVRVKIDVMRK
- the cruF gene encoding gamma-carotene 1'-hydroxylase CruF gives rise to the protein MKQLLNLQRFFLVSHVFSFVFGLAGLLIFLPHPERLEGLGTLGQKAFALSMSSGGVMNILLGTVAVAIFAYRILGLRQWLTFMIPAVVLSLGSELLGTSTGFPFGEYGYLSGLGYKVAGLVPFTVPLSWFYMGFTCYLLARTAVDASVKPGSPIGFLRLILGVVIGAALLTSWDFALDPAMSQSFYPFWHFGEVGSFFGTPYRNFLGWIGTGCVFMTVAALFWQKTPIVLSPQESGFLLAVYVGNVAFSSVITVISAGLGIPVGLSVVFGVVPALILWWIAATVRAESKEKTSPSSLAFK
- the ggt gene encoding gamma-glutamyltransferase, translated to MQIVTKPGRVAIAIFSLSILLHSYVASAAFTPPLRSKKGMVVSAHPLASEAGVAMLRQGGNAVDAAVATTFAISVVEPFSAGIGGGGFLLMYSQKTGKIQALDFRERAPLKARRDMYLDAQGKVRPNASTQGYLAVATPGTVAGLYEVHRRYGKLPWLQVVKKAIALAENGFMINHVPSGLRRQRFMFNNPAAREIFTRNGKFYQPGERLVQRDLAKTLKSIAQNPQSFYTGSIAQAIAADMSKNGGLITLEDLKAYKPIWRTPVCGNFRQAQICSMPPPSSGGVHLLQILNIIGDADLKTWGWHHPKALHLLAEAMKIAYSDRSQYLGDPDFVKVPVQQLLSSAYAKQRRQQINLEIARPSTQVKPVDEKTLQQFSSHQSESPETSHLTVVDEQRNAVSLTFTINLGFGAGVVTPRTGIVLNNEMDDFAIAPGVPNAFGLVGNAANAIAPRKTPLSSMTPTIVTQNNRLRLATGAAGGSTIITQVLQIVLNILEYNMDAGAAVSAPRIHHQWLPDELRVEPWGLDALTLADLRRRGHQIKETTPWGNANAIALNADGTLEAAADPRGGGAPMSNF
- a CDS encoding DevA family ABC transporter ATP-binding protein, which produces MPDLPVISINNLDHYFGRGQLCKQVLFQINLEINAGEIIIMTGPSGGGKTTLLTLIGGLRSVQEGSLKILNQELRGCQKSQLTKVRNQIGFIFQHHNLLKCLTAYGNVRMSLKLHPEIPQREYRQRAAAILDAVGLGDRLDYYPDKLSGGQKQRVAIARALVAQPKLVLADEPTSSLDSKTGRDVVDIIQRLAQEEGCAVLLVTHDSRILDIADRIIHMEDGRLQDG
- the devC gene encoding ABC transporter permease DevC, producing the protein MKFSSLKFYLETPLAWSQLSYKKVRLAVATTGVCFANILMFTQLGLLAMLTDGTTKLHESLGGELLLVSSLSPSLLFRISFPRAYLYQAAAVNGVAGVNPVYLNRGNWVNPHQLSSANNSQSPQQKTRGFFGNEVRIIAFNPAQPGVMKLPEVQQQLGKLTAPDAVLFDRLSQPSLGDIPKLLTERQEVTTLMENRRTHVVGLFNMGSTLNDKGNVIISDWNYAQRFGQNSLDSVRIGVINLEKGANIATVQARLRQHLTSDVAVFTHKEFIAREQTFYSSEPEGIILKFGTIVGFVVGVIILYQVLYADVSEHLSEYATLKAMGYADRSLLFVVLQEAIILGVMGFVPGFFASLGIYNLLLTLTRIPLVMKASVALQVFLLTIIMCSVSGAIATTKLRAADPADVF